One Weissella ceti DNA window includes the following coding sequences:
- the coaA gene encoding type I pantothenate kinase — protein sequence MNDAKLMNYVSYPKEQWRHIGQETPVQMPSAIDAAFLTRIKAFNDQISLGDVQDVYLPLVRYVRFLYEEFRTHRRNEAMFLHENSNDMPFVIGIAGSVAVGKTTTARLLTYLLQDLFGEQEVALMTTDGFLKTNAQLMAEGMMERKGFPESYDMPKLLAFMDEVKSGTDTLRSPKYSHDISDVMQDEFDEFSKPSILIVEGINTLQSSVGSAVYLSDFFDFSIYIDADTDLIAHWYLDRFEALLDQTEVVNDPENYFFELAQQPRKQALAYAQSVWETVNLPNLTQYILPTRERADLILRKSIGHGIDQIWLRKH from the coding sequence ATGAATGATGCCAAGTTGATGAACTATGTATCATATCCAAAAGAGCAATGGCGGCATATTGGTCAGGAAACTCCGGTTCAAATGCCTAGCGCTATTGATGCGGCGTTTCTAACTCGTATTAAGGCCTTTAACGACCAAATCTCTCTTGGGGATGTACAAGACGTTTATCTACCACTAGTACGTTATGTACGCTTTCTATATGAAGAGTTCAGAACACATCGTCGTAATGAAGCGATGTTCTTACATGAAAACAGCAATGATATGCCTTTTGTGATTGGGATTGCTGGTTCAGTGGCTGTCGGGAAGACAACGACGGCACGTTTATTAACATATCTATTACAAGACCTGTTTGGAGAACAAGAAGTCGCCTTGATGACCACAGACGGTTTTTTGAAAACAAATGCTCAATTAATGGCTGAGGGGATGATGGAACGCAAAGGCTTTCCAGAGTCGTACGATATGCCTAAATTGTTGGCATTTATGGATGAAGTTAAATCTGGAACAGACACGCTACGTTCGCCTAAATACTCGCATGATATTTCAGATGTGATGCAAGATGAGTTTGACGAGTTTTCAAAACCTTCTATATTAATTGTCGAAGGAATCAACACTTTACAGTCTAGTGTGGGATCGGCCGTTTATTTATCAGACTTTTTTGATTTTTCTATCTATATAGATGCGGATACAGATTTGATTGCACACTGGTATTTAGACCGATTTGAGGCGTTGTTAGATCAAACAGAAGTGGTCAATGATCCGGAAAATTATTTTTTTGAACTGGCGCAACAACCACGAAAACAAGCCTTGGCGTATGCCCAATCTGTTTGGGAAACCGTTAATTTACCTAATTTAACGCAATATATATTGCCGACACGTGAGCGTGCGGATTTAATTTTACGTAAATCGATTGGTCATGGTATTGATCAAATATGGTTACGAAAACACTAA
- the helD gene encoding RNA polymerase recycling motor HelD, with protein MNEGFQLEQQRLDMVLNKIKDEQVQNRLDQQYAADQHAQVDSGWKDVRFKTENYGSLFETATSVRQQQQMLEQREAAMNSADRRAEILDRLVERPYFARIDVQEKGAETTESIYIGLASFSDGPDNFLVYDWRAPISSIYYDDGVGEVTYTTPDGQQDATVHLKRQFQIEDGTIVTIFDTDEAVGDQMLLAALSGDSTTKMQSIVTTIQQEQNKIIRNTADDLLFVQGAAGSGKTSAVLQRVAYLLYRYRGQLTSGQVVMFSPNQLFNDYIDQVLPELGEQNMVQLTYYQYASRRLPRFELETLQERFEEDLTPAQKRVNDFKGTRDYFDLMTTYSEGLNFNDIQVRPIKFKGKELISKERILSIFYSFNENYHLGNRLQATKEKLLNILQGHVGTEMKADWVEQIIQSLSKEEYDSMLGDEAKEFDSEEAETKYLAKIIVTNELAPLAKGINRNRFININKQFVHFLQAVPNMVDLSKYDITNQDWVASIQQTVTEMKGSHLLLADMTPFIYLFDLIKGSHGERDIRFVFIDEIQDYTPFQLAFLKYSFPKARFTMLGDLNQAIFTKENSVSLRADLATLFNPEKSAYIQLTDTYRSTQPITDFAKEILIDGAQINAFAREGELPRVVVASSFDEMVADAKTQVERNVDDEETTAIITKNLAEAEAVYAALRDDVDVTIIRTENQRLVPGTIIVPAYLAKGLEFDAVIMWDASDKVYTQDDERQLVYTIASRAMHRLTVLALDKLTPLLDRVDPALYTRG; from the coding sequence ATGAATGAAGGGTTTCAACTAGAACAACAACGCCTTGATATGGTGTTGAATAAGATTAAAGATGAACAAGTTCAAAATCGTTTAGATCAACAATATGCCGCTGACCAACATGCACAAGTTGATTCAGGGTGGAAGGATGTTCGTTTCAAAACAGAAAACTATGGTAGTTTATTTGAAACAGCAACTTCAGTGCGTCAACAACAACAAATGTTGGAACAACGTGAAGCAGCAATGAACTCAGCTGATCGTCGTGCTGAAATTTTAGACCGTCTGGTTGAGCGTCCATACTTTGCACGTATTGATGTGCAAGAAAAAGGTGCAGAAACAACGGAGTCAATTTACATTGGGTTGGCATCATTTTCTGATGGGCCAGATAACTTCTTAGTTTATGACTGGCGTGCACCAATTTCATCAATTTACTATGATGATGGTGTTGGAGAAGTGACATACACAACCCCAGATGGACAACAAGATGCGACTGTTCATTTGAAGCGTCAATTCCAAATCGAAGACGGTACAATTGTGACAATCTTTGACACGGATGAAGCCGTTGGTGACCAAATGTTGTTGGCAGCCTTGTCAGGTGATTCAACAACTAAGATGCAATCAATCGTTACAACTATTCAACAAGAACAAAACAAGATTATTCGTAATACTGCGGATGACTTGTTATTCGTGCAAGGTGCAGCTGGATCAGGTAAGACATCTGCTGTTCTACAACGTGTGGCGTACTTGTTGTATCGTTACCGTGGACAATTGACTTCTGGACAAGTTGTCATGTTCTCACCTAACCAATTATTTAACGACTATATTGACCAAGTTTTGCCTGAACTAGGGGAACAAAACATGGTTCAATTGACTTACTACCAATACGCATCTCGTCGTTTGCCACGTTTCGAACTAGAAACATTGCAAGAACGTTTTGAAGAAGATTTAACACCCGCACAAAAGCGTGTGAACGACTTTAAGGGAACACGTGATTACTTTGATTTGATGACAACTTATTCAGAAGGTTTGAACTTCAACGATATTCAAGTTCGTCCAATTAAGTTCAAGGGTAAGGAATTAATCTCAAAGGAACGTATTTTGAGTATCTTCTACAGCTTTAACGAAAATTACCACCTAGGTAACCGTCTACAAGCAACGAAGGAAAAGTTACTGAACATTTTGCAAGGTCATGTTGGGACTGAAATGAAGGCTGACTGGGTTGAACAAATCATTCAATCTCTTTCTAAGGAAGAATATGACTCAATGTTGGGTGATGAAGCGAAGGAATTTGATTCTGAAGAAGCAGAAACAAAGTACTTGGCTAAGATTATTGTGACTAATGAATTGGCACCTTTGGCCAAGGGAATTAATCGTAATCGATTTATCAACATCAACAAGCAATTTGTCCACTTCTTACAAGCAGTGCCAAACATGGTTGATTTGTCAAAGTATGACATTACAAACCAAGACTGGGTTGCAAGTATCCAACAAACAGTTACTGAAATGAAGGGTAGCCACTTGTTACTAGCTGACATGACACCATTTATCTACCTATTTGACTTGATTAAGGGTAGCCATGGAGAACGTGACATTCGTTTCGTCTTTATCGATGAAATTCAAGACTACACACCATTCCAATTGGCGTTCTTGAAGTACAGCTTTCCTAAGGCGCGTTTCACAATGCTAGGAGACTTGAACCAAGCCATCTTTACCAAGGAAAACTCTGTGAGCTTGCGTGCTGATCTAGCAACTCTGTTTAACCCAGAAAAGTCAGCATATATCCAATTGACGGACACATACCGTTCAACGCAACCAATTACTGATTTCGCGAAGGAAATTTTGATTGATGGTGCGCAAATTAATGCCTTTGCGCGTGAAGGTGAATTACCACGTGTTGTTGTGGCGTCAAGTTTCGATGAAATGGTTGCGGATGCTAAGACACAAGTTGAACGTAATGTCGATGATGAGGAAACAACAGCGATTATTACTAAGAATTTGGCTGAAGCAGAAGCTGTATATGCTGCATTGCGTGATGATGTTGACGTTACGATTATTCGTACCGAAAACCAACGTTTGGTGCCGGGGACAATTATTGTGCCAGCGTACCTTGCAAAGGGGCTAGAATTTGACGCTGTTATCATGTGGGACGCTTCTGATAAGGTGTACACACAAGATGACGAACGCCAACTAGTTTATACAATTGCATCTCGTGCAATGCACCGTTTGACAGTTTTGGCATTGGACAAGTTAACACCTTTGTTGGATCGTGTTGATCCAGCTCTATATACTCGAGGATAA
- the recA gene encoding recombinase RecA — MASGKNINPNKKIEGRIEDKAAREKALNDALKKIEKSFGKGSVMKMGDSKFTHVESTSTGSLKLDIALGIGGYPKGRIIEIYGPESSGKTTLALHAVAEAQKNGGIVAYIDAENAIDVAYARALGVNVDELLLSQPDTGEQGLAIADELISSGAIDMVVVDSVAALTPKAEIDGEIGDSSVGLQARMMSQALRKMSGGILRTGTTAIFINQLREKIGVMFGNPETTPGGRALKFYSSVRLDVRRRGSIEPTKADGDDVKSVGNLTKIKVAKNKVAAPFREIEIEIMFGKGISKTGEMIDLAVDKDIVNKSGSWFAYEGNKIGQGKVNAIRWLEDPEQQATYDEIYNRVRDAYLGNKEEIVEEVDAVEANENVESLDLLDDGE, encoded by the coding sequence ATGGCATCAGGGAAGAATATTAATCCGAATAAAAAGATTGAAGGACGTATTGAAGATAAAGCGGCTCGTGAAAAGGCCTTAAATGATGCGTTGAAGAAGATTGAAAAATCATTTGGTAAGGGATCAGTTATGAAGATGGGTGACAGTAAGTTCACGCATGTTGAATCAACATCAACTGGTTCATTGAAGTTGGATATCGCCTTGGGAATTGGTGGATATCCTAAGGGTCGTATTATTGAAATTTATGGACCTGAATCATCAGGTAAGACAACACTGGCTTTGCACGCTGTTGCGGAAGCGCAAAAAAATGGCGGAATTGTCGCATATATTGATGCGGAAAACGCGATTGACGTTGCTTATGCTCGTGCATTAGGTGTTAATGTTGATGAATTGTTATTGTCACAACCAGATACTGGTGAACAAGGACTTGCAATCGCGGATGAATTGATTTCATCTGGTGCGATTGACATGGTTGTTGTCGACTCAGTTGCGGCGTTGACACCAAAGGCTGAAATTGACGGTGAAATTGGAGATTCTTCAGTTGGGCTACAAGCACGTATGATGTCACAAGCATTGCGTAAGATGTCTGGTGGTATTTTACGTACTGGAACAACTGCAATTTTCATTAACCAATTGCGTGAAAAGATTGGGGTTATGTTTGGTAACCCTGAAACAACACCAGGTGGACGTGCATTGAAGTTTTATTCTTCTGTACGTTTGGATGTGCGTCGTCGTGGAAGCATCGAACCGACTAAGGCAGATGGAGATGATGTGAAGTCAGTTGGTAACTTGACTAAGATTAAGGTTGCTAAGAACAAGGTTGCTGCACCTTTCCGTGAAATTGAAATCGAAATTATGTTCGGTAAGGGAATTTCAAAGACTGGTGAAATGATTGACTTGGCGGTTGATAAGGATATCGTCAATAAGTCAGGATCATGGTTTGCTTATGAAGGTAACAAGATTGGTCAAGGAAAGGTTAATGCAATTCGTTGGCTAGAAGATCCTGAACAACAAGCAACTTATGATGAAATTTACAACCGTGTTCGTGATGCTTACTTGGGAAACAAGGAAGAAATTGTTGAAGAGGTTGATGCTGTTGAGGCAAATGAAAACGTAGAATCATTGGATTTGTTGGACGACGGTGAATAA
- a CDS encoding CinA family protein — MNNVIKLGEQLINLKQTITSAESLTAGLFLSALGNVPGISAVLPGGFVTYSAETKASMVDVPLDLIADKGVVSAEVAKAMASGAQTKLDTSWAISFTGVAGPGPADGQPAGTVFIGIAQPNHSVMSRKFSFTGDRQAVREQAIEAAAEWLLATLEINN, encoded by the coding sequence ATGAATAACGTGATTAAATTAGGCGAGCAATTAATCAACTTAAAACAAACAATAACGAGTGCAGAGTCATTAACAGCAGGATTGTTTCTAAGTGCTTTAGGTAATGTGCCAGGAATCTCTGCTGTCTTGCCAGGTGGATTTGTGACGTATTCAGCTGAAACAAAAGCCAGTATGGTAGATGTACCGCTAGATTTAATCGCTGACAAAGGGGTTGTATCCGCTGAAGTAGCCAAAGCAATGGCAAGCGGAGCGCAAACTAAATTGGATACTAGTTGGGCAATTAGTTTTACGGGTGTTGCCGGACCTGGACCAGCAGATGGGCAACCAGCGGGGACGGTGTTCATTGGCATTGCCCAACCAAATCATTCTGTAATGAGTCGTAAATTTTCGTTCACCGGTGATCGTCAAGCAGTACGTGAACAAGCAATTGAAGCAGCTGCAGAATGGCTATTAGCAACACTAGAAATTAATAACTAA
- the pgsA gene encoding CDP-diacylglycerol--glycerol-3-phosphate 3-phosphatidyltransferase, with protein MNLPNKLTVFRIILIPVFMVLLSMPFNWGTVTLLGATMPTVHLIAAVVFIVASLTDFLDGQIARRQKLVTNFGKFADPLADKLLVMTALIFFVELNWVAAWVVSIIVIRELAITGLRTLIVENDGQVLAAAMPGKIKTMSQMIAITFFLLHDTGFALIGLPFAEIMMWIALIATIYSGIDYFYQNRRVFSDGFK; from the coding sequence ATGAACTTACCGAATAAATTGACTGTTTTTCGAATTATTTTGATTCCTGTGTTTATGGTATTGCTATCAATGCCGTTTAACTGGGGAACAGTTACCTTGTTGGGTGCAACCATGCCAACTGTACATTTGATTGCAGCTGTGGTCTTTATTGTTGCATCTTTGACTGACTTTTTAGATGGACAAATCGCACGTCGTCAAAAGCTAGTCACAAATTTTGGTAAGTTTGCGGATCCCTTGGCGGACAAACTACTCGTTATGACTGCCTTGATTTTCTTTGTCGAACTAAACTGGGTAGCAGCTTGGGTGGTTTCTATTATTGTTATCCGTGAACTAGCCATTACTGGACTACGTACACTGATTGTTGAAAATGATGGGCAAGTACTTGCAGCTGCAATGCCTGGTAAAATTAAGACAATGTCTCAAATGATTGCAATTACATTTTTCTTGCTTCATGATACAGGCTTTGCTTTGATTGGGTTACCATTTGCAGAAATTATGATGTGGATTGCGTTGATTGCGACAATCTACTCAGGGATTGATTATTTCTATCAAAACCGACGCGTCTTCAGTGACGGTTTTAAATAA
- a CDS encoding helix-turn-helix domain-containing protein — translation MNEERNKQIGQDLQNARLDKGMSLEEIQQKTKIQARYLQAIENGQFEQLPGAFYERAFVRQFANALDLDADTFTAAHDLTTASTATEADKALDGARVDKDLVTRAGMHRAEEGAAEKTRRVLPKVLIGIAIVSILGVIWALVVAFTGATNTPDKKAVSVTTSSVSKTESATESSASSESKADSSSSSRDDKKIKLGNSQVAAGSVTYTGIELPKGKTTPLKFTAKGDVWMQITGTDGTVLMNDTLKRGSSQTLEIPATMAGVNMQIGNATMLSMQLDGTDLPLKNGNVMVWRAALNFKR, via the coding sequence ATGAATGAAGAACGTAATAAGCAAATTGGTCAAGACTTGCAAAATGCCCGTCTTGATAAGGGAATGTCCCTAGAAGAAATTCAACAAAAGACAAAGATTCAAGCACGTTATTTGCAAGCAATTGAAAATGGGCAATTCGAGCAACTACCGGGTGCATTTTATGAACGTGCGTTTGTACGTCAATTTGCGAATGCGCTTGATTTGGATGCAGATACATTTACAGCAGCACATGATTTAACAACTGCGTCAACAGCAACTGAAGCCGATAAGGCATTGGATGGTGCACGCGTAGACAAGGATCTTGTGACACGTGCGGGAATGCATCGTGCCGAAGAAGGTGCTGCCGAAAAGACACGTCGTGTTCTACCTAAGGTATTGATTGGGATTGCAATCGTAAGTATTTTGGGTGTAATTTGGGCGTTGGTAGTTGCCTTTACTGGGGCGACAAACACACCAGATAAGAAGGCTGTATCTGTCACAACATCATCTGTTTCAAAGACGGAAAGTGCGACTGAATCAAGTGCTTCTTCAGAAAGTAAAGCAGATTCATCATCTTCTTCACGCGACGATAAGAAGATTAAGCTTGGTAACTCACAAGTTGCCGCTGGTAGCGTAACTTATACTGGTATTGAATTGCCTAAGGGAAAGACAACACCATTGAAGTTTACAGCTAAGGGTGATGTTTGGATGCAAATTACTGGAACAGATGGTACTGTTTTGATGAATGACACACTTAAGCGTGGATCATCACAAACGCTTGAAATTCCAGCCACTATGGCAGGTGTAAACATGCAAATTGGTAATGCCACAATGCTTTCAATGCAATTGGATGGGACTGATTTGCCACTAAAGAATGGTAACGTGATGGTTTGGCGTGCAGCGTTGAACTTTAAGCGTTAA
- the yfmH gene encoding EF-P 5-aminopentanol modification-associated protein YfmH produces the protein MNPVKKFSPEEIVYTLENGLRVHLEPRQNYHQMAAMITVDFGARDRDFNWQGQDIHQPAGIAHFLEHRIFKQSDYDAFTKLSAYGADTNAFTSQARTTYYFNSLADNQEALNELLSFTQEVFLTEEDVARESHIIMQEADQYADDPDGQLYRGLMAQLYTQDALADEIVGDHASLTAISMADIQTAFDAFYQPQNMDIYIAGAFDVEKTKATIAASLAGQRPFQEVATRLPIKHHESDEEPLFIDIPTNRNKVALGMRWDNKGVLATGKEALREILAVSLALDLVFGEFSSTYMDWYNNGLIDDNFAVDMEWERGFAFISVVGDTGEVDEFVGEIKRVLADLPNQFEVVKESFQYAKLDALSRAIQRLNFLEGVVTHFEGQTFAESTIADDIKILRELTVDDVANILAQGPQNKIVEIVAQAN, from the coding sequence ATGAATCCAGTGAAGAAATTTAGTCCAGAAGAAATTGTGTACACCCTAGAAAATGGGCTACGCGTTCATTTGGAGCCACGACAAAATTATCACCAAATGGCAGCGATGATCACGGTTGATTTTGGCGCCCGTGATCGTGACTTTAATTGGCAAGGTCAAGATATTCACCAACCAGCCGGGATTGCTCATTTTTTAGAACATCGTATCTTTAAACAATCAGACTATGATGCTTTTACAAAGTTAAGTGCCTATGGAGCTGACACCAATGCGTTTACGAGTCAAGCGCGTACCACTTATTACTTCAATAGTTTGGCTGATAATCAAGAAGCTTTAAATGAATTACTGTCATTTACTCAAGAAGTCTTTTTAACTGAAGAAGATGTCGCACGCGAATCGCATATTATTATGCAAGAAGCTGACCAATACGCAGATGATCCTGATGGACAACTGTATCGTGGCTTGATGGCACAATTGTATACACAGGACGCTTTGGCTGATGAAATTGTTGGTGATCATGCATCATTAACGGCAATTTCAATGGCGGATATTCAGACTGCTTTTGATGCGTTCTACCAACCACAAAATATGGACATTTATATCGCAGGTGCTTTTGACGTAGAAAAGACCAAGGCAACGATTGCTGCATCATTAGCCGGGCAACGTCCATTTCAAGAGGTGGCTACACGATTGCCAATTAAGCATCATGAAAGTGATGAAGAGCCCCTGTTTATCGACATTCCAACGAACCGCAATAAGGTTGCGTTAGGGATGCGTTGGGATAATAAAGGCGTCTTAGCAACTGGTAAAGAAGCACTACGTGAAATTTTAGCTGTAAGTTTGGCATTAGACCTTGTTTTCGGTGAATTCTCATCAACATACATGGATTGGTACAATAATGGTTTGATTGATGATAATTTTGCGGTGGACATGGAATGGGAACGCGGTTTTGCGTTTATTAGTGTCGTTGGTGATACTGGAGAAGTTGATGAATTTGTCGGAGAAATTAAGCGAGTTCTAGCTGATTTACCTAATCAATTCGAAGTAGTAAAAGAGTCGTTCCAGTACGCAAAGCTTGATGCCTTGAGCCGTGCCATTCAACGTTTGAACTTTTTGGAAGGTGTGGTGACGCATTTTGAAGGCCAAACATTTGCCGAAAGCACCATCGCTGATGACATTAAAATTTTACGTGAATTAACGGTTGATGATGTCGCAAATATCTTAGCTCAAGGGCCTCAAAATAAAATTGTAGAAATCGTTGCACAAGCGAATTGA
- the yfmF gene encoding EF-P 5-aminopentanol modification-associated protein YfmF codes for MVKTINLAQGVYLHIIPTTQFATTRIEINFSEPLNQTRMGDRIIISNMLENSSQLYPSQTDLARRLSEMYGAAFGVETVKNGQVHTMRVRFNLVHDIFTEPHKSLVPEGFAFLAEMLKRPLGDDVNGFDRTIFERQQDNILDELAGLEDDRPYVARRNALSMYYDDAAMALPAYGSVNLVEQSNPLSAWQTWQTTLATNRIDMIVLGDVQEEDLLAAYQALDFGPRDMAVSPYYEQAEPKKAQIKQVETDANQTQLVQIYQLNVSDEKRFAAYAFDDIFGGVAVSRLFNEVREVQGLAYTVASDFNYYNRTVTVTAGVDQNRLAEAKAAIAAELLRLQTELITEEELATIKKLMLTSYLTGLDSQSQLTDRAFDQTLSNRQLSQEAWQAKLASVSVEDVRTAAQLMKLAVDYTAIGAANESSEEI; via the coding sequence ATGGTCAAAACAATCAATTTGGCACAAGGTGTATATCTACACATTATCCCCACGACACAATTTGCAACAACGCGCATTGAAATTAATTTTTCAGAGCCATTGAATCAAACTCGAATGGGTGACCGTATTATTATTTCTAATATGTTAGAAAATAGTTCGCAATTATACCCAAGTCAAACCGACTTAGCGCGTCGTTTAAGTGAGATGTATGGCGCGGCTTTTGGGGTAGAAACAGTTAAGAATGGTCAAGTGCATACGATGCGCGTGCGCTTTAACTTAGTACATGATATTTTTACCGAGCCACATAAATCATTAGTTCCAGAAGGTTTTGCCTTCTTAGCAGAAATGCTCAAGCGTCCGTTGGGTGACGATGTTAATGGATTTGATCGCACTATTTTTGAACGTCAACAAGATAATATTTTAGATGAATTAGCCGGTTTAGAAGATGACCGACCATATGTAGCTCGTCGCAATGCATTGTCAATGTACTATGATGATGCCGCAATGGCGTTGCCGGCTTATGGATCAGTTAACTTAGTGGAACAAAGCAATCCATTAAGTGCATGGCAAACATGGCAAACAACATTGGCAACGAACCGTATTGATATGATTGTGCTCGGGGATGTTCAAGAGGAAGATTTGCTTGCTGCTTATCAAGCATTAGATTTTGGTCCTCGTGATATGGCTGTTTCCCCTTACTATGAACAAGCTGAACCAAAAAAGGCACAAATTAAACAAGTTGAAACGGATGCCAATCAAACCCAATTGGTTCAAATTTACCAATTGAATGTGTCGGATGAAAAGCGTTTTGCAGCCTATGCGTTTGATGATATCTTTGGTGGTGTTGCTGTTTCACGTTTGTTTAATGAAGTACGTGAAGTTCAGGGATTGGCGTATACGGTCGCTTCTGATTTTAATTACTATAACCGCACAGTTACAGTAACCGCAGGGGTAGATCAAAATCGTTTGGCGGAGGCTAAAGCAGCGATTGCAGCCGAATTACTTCGATTACAAACAGAACTAATTACAGAAGAAGAATTAGCCACGATTAAGAAATTAATGTTGACGAGCTATCTAACTGGTCTAGATAGTCAGAGTCAGCTGACGGACCGTGCTTTTGACCAGACCTTGTCAAATCGACAATTATCACAAGAAGCATGGCAGGCTAAATTAGCCAGTGTTAGTGTTGAAGATGTACGCACGGCTGCGCAACTAATGAAATTAGCCGTCGACTATACAGCGATTGGAGCAGCAAATGAATCCAGTGAAGAAATTTAG
- the cls gene encoding cardiolipin synthase — MSLYIIGIIALIFFLNTAAAIVTVFSGKRDIASIWAWLLVLLLFPIFGFLIYGFLGRKISSRKSSDLRTQEDLGMDQIVENQRHYLQEANADQLRNIAEQDAFINLFLNNDASILTRQNDVDIYTDGNALFPAIFEEIEKAEHHVHLEFFSISDDSLGNELIDLLTKKAKAGLEVRVIFDQWGSHGCHRKMYKRLVDAGGHVEAFMQPRYFPITFRANFRNHRKMVIVDGTVGFIGGFNVGDEYIGRSKKFGPWRDTHIRINGDAVLAMQSRFFMDWNATTRHGKLTFSETYFPEVGVQGNTAIQIVSSGPDQDIQQIKQGYMRAMAGAQRSITIQTPYFIPDQGVLDLLQIVAMSGVRVRLMIPNKPDHPFVYRATQYYAREMLAAGAEVYTYENGFLHAKVVTVDGVVSSVGSANMDMRSFSLNFEANAFMYSEKIAKELEAIFEADLAFAKPLTEADFLAQSKWLTFKQTFSRLLSPIL; from the coding sequence ATGTCACTTTATATTATTGGAATTATTGCGTTAATCTTTTTTCTGAATACGGCTGCAGCGATTGTAACGGTATTTAGTGGAAAGCGCGATATTGCCTCAATTTGGGCTTGGTTGTTAGTTTTGTTGTTGTTTCCAATTTTTGGATTCTTAATTTATGGTTTCTTGGGACGAAAAATCTCTAGCCGAAAGTCAAGTGATCTTCGGACGCAAGAAGATCTTGGGATGGATCAAATTGTCGAAAACCAACGGCATTATCTACAAGAAGCTAATGCTGATCAATTACGTAATATTGCAGAACAAGATGCATTTATTAACTTGTTTTTAAATAATGATGCATCGATTTTAACGCGTCAAAATGACGTCGACATTTATACAGATGGAAACGCACTTTTTCCAGCCATTTTTGAAGAAATTGAAAAAGCAGAACATCATGTACATCTTGAATTTTTTAGTATTTCAGATGATTCACTGGGAAATGAATTAATTGATTTGCTAACGAAAAAAGCGAAAGCGGGCTTAGAGGTACGCGTGATTTTCGATCAATGGGGATCTCATGGTTGTCACCGTAAGATGTATAAGCGCTTAGTTGACGCCGGTGGGCACGTAGAGGCCTTTATGCAACCACGTTATTTCCCAATTACATTCCGTGCAAATTTCCGTAATCATCGTAAAATGGTGATTGTAGATGGAACAGTTGGGTTTATTGGTGGCTTTAATGTTGGGGATGAATACATTGGACGCTCTAAAAAGTTTGGCCCATGGCGTGATACACATATTCGCATTAACGGTGACGCTGTCTTGGCGATGCAAAGTCGATTCTTTATGGATTGGAATGCAACCACGCGTCATGGTAAATTAACCTTTTCTGAAACCTATTTCCCAGAAGTTGGTGTACAAGGAAATACAGCCATTCAAATTGTTAGTTCAGGACCAGACCAAGATATTCAACAAATTAAACAAGGATACATGCGGGCAATGGCTGGGGCACAGCGTTCAATCACGATTCAAACACCGTATTTCATCCCTGATCAAGGGGTGTTGGATTTGTTACAAATCGTTGCAATGTCTGGGGTACGTGTCCGCCTAATGATTCCGAATAAACCAGATCATCCATTCGTTTATCGTGCAACACAGTACTATGCTCGTGAAATGTTAGCGGCAGGTGCTGAAGTTTATACGTATGAAAATGGCTTCTTACATGCTAAAGTAGTGACAGTGGATGGTGTTGTATCATCTGTTGGATCCGCAAATATGGATATGCGTTCATTTAGTTTGAATTTTGAAGCAAATGCATTTATGTATAGTGAAAAAATCGCTAAAGAACTAGAAGCGATTTTTGAAGCTGATTTAGCATTTGCTAAGCCACTAACTGAGGCGGACTTCTTAGCGCAATCTAAGTGGTTGACTTTCAAACAAACCTTTTCACGTTTGTTATCACCTATCTTGTAA